A single Primulina eburnea isolate SZY01 chromosome 11, ASM2296580v1, whole genome shotgun sequence DNA region contains:
- the LOC140804350 gene encoding uncharacterized protein isoform X3, which translates to MDTTAAGAAATRGGVSLPLSSSSQPSRKEWRVVSEQMVRNPANEEVDRSKMGQADERLIYEVQHGRESMNVDFCSITIDRCLDNNVLQQRLQTVAKQREELQHIEIELRGQLVGSSKILELQNTYDAQIHENVNANIKLQEQLHEMEQKIHELERKIEEKERELHAIRLDNEAAWAKEDLIREQNKELQSYRRERDNSEVERVQHIKQIHDLQEHFQEKERQFLELQDQHRIGQDSIIFKDEQLREAQAWMTRAREMDALQSTTNHTLQAELHERTEQCNQLWLGCQRQFGEMERLHMHIQQLQLELADARERSGSHSDGSQVSQTNPKDVPIAQNNGGQPEGNGLPSENSGSLLNGNSENVLSMASGGHSSTQTTDHVHGVPFSPSLIGMPTFLPPGQMTALHPFVIHQGLPHSVQPQVTQSPFQSVPTISTIQQWQNHQPDNQHVPMHQHQHQHQHQQTQKNSVGTDSHSYCEVSENGQTLNSSFLDNNINQDLLPGSEVPSPNEEAQEKSVNSVIDNGVENKDPGMELLNSSMSAASSEVSTPVNFIETTNTPLVSVWTDGVVSIGQKTNVVVKTGEHFLLDERSLLACIVRTIGSGGRIRISTTLPNRLGKMLSPLHWHDYKKKYGKLDDFVASHPDLFVIEGDYIQLREGAQEIIAATAAVAKVAAAAAAAPSSYLSFLPSATVTPMAQSHRLKKISSLDSSPINADKGSSNSFQLSVTPSQNMNGTYLNIGGGVSNVKILSKSKDRVERNDSEYKTGRSVPVENGTRLGTSRAMGAASSPRR; encoded by the exons aTGGACACGACGGCGGCCGGTGCTGCCGCCACGCGGGGAGGGGTTTCGCTGCCGCTTTCATCGTCTTCTCAGCCTTCTCGGAAGGAGTGGCGCGTTGTTTCTGAGCAAATGGTTCGAAACCCAGCTAATGAG GAGGTAGATCGTTCAAAAATGGGCCAAGCTGATGAGAGATTGATATACGAG GTGCAGCATGGGAGAGAGTCAATGAATGTGGATTTCTGCTCAATAACTATTGATAGATGTTTGGACAACAATGTTTTGCAGCAGAGACTTCAGACAGTGGCTAAACAGAGAGAAGAATTGCAGCACATTGAGATTGAACTTCGGGGGCAACTAGTTGGAAGTTCCAAAATTTTGGAGTTGCAGAATACTTATGATGCTCAGATACACGAGAACGTGAATGCAAATATCAAATTACAG GAACAATTGCATGAGATGGAACAGAAGATACATGAGCTGGAGAGGAAGatagaagaaaaagaaaggGAGCTGCATGCTATTAGATTGGATAATGAAGCG GCCTGGGCCAAAGAGGACCTTATTAGGGAACAAAATAAAGAGCTCCAGAGCTACAG GAGGGAGAGAGATAATTCTGAGGTGGAAAGAGTGCAACATATCAAACAAATACATGATCTTCAGGAACATTTTCAAGAAAAAGAGCGGCAGTTTCTGGAGCTGCAGGATCAG CATAGAATTGGTCAAGATAGCATTATTTTCAAAGATGAGCAGTTACGTGAGGCACAAGCTTGGATGACTCGTGCTCGGGAAATGGATGCCTTGCAATCTACTACTAACCATACTTTGCAAGCTGAACTGCATGAACGTACAGAGCAGTGTAATCAGCTGTGGTTAGGTTGTCAAAGACAG TTCGGTGAGATGGAAAGGCTTCATATGCATATCCAACAGCTGCAGCTTGAATTAGCTGATGCTAGAGAAAGAAGTGGAAGTCACTCAGATGGGTCACAAGTATCACAAACAAATCCAAAGGATGTTCCTATTGCACAAAACAATGGTGGACAGCCGGAGGGAAACGGCTTGCCAAGTGAAAATTCTGGTAGCCTACTAAATGGGAATTCTGAAAATGTTTTGTCCATGGCTTCTGGAGGTCATTCATCAACCCAG ACCACCGACCATGTTCATGGTGTTCCATTTTCTCCATCACTGATTGGGATGCCAACCTTCCTTCCACCCGGACAGATGACTGCATTGCATCCATTTGTAATTCATCAAGGACTACCCCATTCTGTGCAACCACAAGTAACACAATCCCCTTTTCAATCTGTGCCCACAATCTCTACAATTCAACAATGGCAGAACCACCAG CCAGATAACCAACATGTGCCCATGCACCAGCACCAGCACCAGCACCAACACCAGCAAACCCAAAAAAACTCCGTGGGAACAGATTCACATAGTTACTGTGAAGTATCAGAGAATGGTCAAACTCTGAATTCGAGCTTTTTGGATAACAATATCAATCAAGACTTACTTCCTGGTTCAGAGGTCCCTTCACCGAATGAAGAGGCACAG GAAAAGAGTGTAAACTCTGTTATTGATAACGGAGTGGAGAACAAAGACCCTGGGATGGAACTTTTGAATTCTTCCATGAGTGCAGCCTCGTCCGAAGTGTCAACTCCGGTAAATTTCATTGAAACAACAAATACTCCTTTGGTTTCTGTTTGGACTGATGGCGTTGTTTCCATTGGACAGAAAACTAACGTGGTTGTGAAAACCGGGGAACACTTTCTACTTGATGAGAGATCATTGCTTGCTTGCATAGTTCGCACGATTGGATCTGGTGGCAGAATTCGGATTAGTACAACT CTCCCTAATAGACTTGGAAAAATGCTCTCTCCTCTACACTGGCATGATTATAAGAAGAAGTATGGGAAGCTTGATGATTTTGTGGCTAGCCATCCTGAT TTATTCGTGATAGAGGGGGACTACATTCAGCTTCGAGAAGGTGCACAAGAAATCATAGCTGCTACAGCTGCTGTCGCTAAAGTGGCCGCAGCAGCGGCTGCTGCACCATCATCATACTTGTCATTTTTGCCTTCAGCGACTGTGACTCCCATGGCACAGTCTCACCGGTTGAAAAAGATATCTTCTCTTGATTCCTCACCTATCAATGCTGACAAAGGCAGTTCAAATTCTTTTCAATTGTCAGTGACACCGAGTCAAAACATGAACGGGACTTACTTAAACATTGGTGGTGGAGTTTCGAATGTCAAAATTTTGAGCAAATCCAAGGATCGTGTGGAAAGAAATGACTCTGAATATAAGACAGGTCGATCTGTACCAGTCGAAAATGGTACGAGACTTGGAACAAGCAG GGCAATGGGGGCTGCATCCAGTCCTAGAAGATA G
- the LOC140804350 gene encoding uncharacterized protein isoform X1: protein MDTTAAGAAATRGGVSLPLSSSSQPSRKEWRVVSEQMVRNPANEEVDRSKMGQADERLIYEVQHGRESMNVDFCSITIDRCLDNNVLQQRLQTVAKQREELQHIEIELRGQLVGSSKILELQNTYDAQIHENVNANIKLQEQLHEMEQKIHELERKIEEKERELHAIRLDNEAAWAKEDLIREQNKELQSYRRERDNSEVERVQHIKQIHDLQEHFQEKERQFLELQDQHRIGQDSIIFKDEQLREAQAWMTRAREMDALQSTTNHTLQAELHERTEQCNQLWLGCQRQFGEMERLHMHIQQLQLELADARERSGSHSDGSQVSQTNPKDVPIAQNNGGQPEGNGLPSENSGSLLNGNSENVLSMASGGHSSTQTTDHVHGVPFSPSLIGMPTFLPPGQMTALHPFVIHQGLPHSVQPQVTQSPFQSVPTISTIQQWQNHQDQPDNQHVPMHQHQHQHQHQQTQKNSVGTDSHSYCEVSENGQTLNSSFLDNNINQDLLPGSEVPSPNEEAQEKSVNSVIDNGVENKDPGMELLNSSMSAASSEVSTPVNFIETTNTPLVSVWTDGVVSIGQKTNVVVKTGEHFLLDERSLLACIVRTIGSGGRIRISTTLPNRLGKMLSPLHWHDYKKKYGKLDDFVASHPDLFVIEGDYIQLREGAQEIIAATAAVAKVAAAAAAAPSSYLSFLPSATVTPMAQSHRLKKISSLDSSPINADKGSSNSFQLSVTPSQNMNGTYLNIGGGVSNVKILSKSKDRVERNDSEYKTGRSVPVENGTRLGTSRAMGAASSPRR, encoded by the exons aTGGACACGACGGCGGCCGGTGCTGCCGCCACGCGGGGAGGGGTTTCGCTGCCGCTTTCATCGTCTTCTCAGCCTTCTCGGAAGGAGTGGCGCGTTGTTTCTGAGCAAATGGTTCGAAACCCAGCTAATGAG GAGGTAGATCGTTCAAAAATGGGCCAAGCTGATGAGAGATTGATATACGAG GTGCAGCATGGGAGAGAGTCAATGAATGTGGATTTCTGCTCAATAACTATTGATAGATGTTTGGACAACAATGTTTTGCAGCAGAGACTTCAGACAGTGGCTAAACAGAGAGAAGAATTGCAGCACATTGAGATTGAACTTCGGGGGCAACTAGTTGGAAGTTCCAAAATTTTGGAGTTGCAGAATACTTATGATGCTCAGATACACGAGAACGTGAATGCAAATATCAAATTACAG GAACAATTGCATGAGATGGAACAGAAGATACATGAGCTGGAGAGGAAGatagaagaaaaagaaaggGAGCTGCATGCTATTAGATTGGATAATGAAGCG GCCTGGGCCAAAGAGGACCTTATTAGGGAACAAAATAAAGAGCTCCAGAGCTACAG GAGGGAGAGAGATAATTCTGAGGTGGAAAGAGTGCAACATATCAAACAAATACATGATCTTCAGGAACATTTTCAAGAAAAAGAGCGGCAGTTTCTGGAGCTGCAGGATCAG CATAGAATTGGTCAAGATAGCATTATTTTCAAAGATGAGCAGTTACGTGAGGCACAAGCTTGGATGACTCGTGCTCGGGAAATGGATGCCTTGCAATCTACTACTAACCATACTTTGCAAGCTGAACTGCATGAACGTACAGAGCAGTGTAATCAGCTGTGGTTAGGTTGTCAAAGACAG TTCGGTGAGATGGAAAGGCTTCATATGCATATCCAACAGCTGCAGCTTGAATTAGCTGATGCTAGAGAAAGAAGTGGAAGTCACTCAGATGGGTCACAAGTATCACAAACAAATCCAAAGGATGTTCCTATTGCACAAAACAATGGTGGACAGCCGGAGGGAAACGGCTTGCCAAGTGAAAATTCTGGTAGCCTACTAAATGGGAATTCTGAAAATGTTTTGTCCATGGCTTCTGGAGGTCATTCATCAACCCAG ACCACCGACCATGTTCATGGTGTTCCATTTTCTCCATCACTGATTGGGATGCCAACCTTCCTTCCACCCGGACAGATGACTGCATTGCATCCATTTGTAATTCATCAAGGACTACCCCATTCTGTGCAACCACAAGTAACACAATCCCCTTTTCAATCTGTGCCCACAATCTCTACAATTCAACAATGGCAGAACCACCAG gaTCAGCCAGATAACCAACATGTGCCCATGCACCAGCACCAGCACCAGCACCAACACCAGCAAACCCAAAAAAACTCCGTGGGAACAGATTCACATAGTTACTGTGAAGTATCAGAGAATGGTCAAACTCTGAATTCGAGCTTTTTGGATAACAATATCAATCAAGACTTACTTCCTGGTTCAGAGGTCCCTTCACCGAATGAAGAGGCACAG GAAAAGAGTGTAAACTCTGTTATTGATAACGGAGTGGAGAACAAAGACCCTGGGATGGAACTTTTGAATTCTTCCATGAGTGCAGCCTCGTCCGAAGTGTCAACTCCGGTAAATTTCATTGAAACAACAAATACTCCTTTGGTTTCTGTTTGGACTGATGGCGTTGTTTCCATTGGACAGAAAACTAACGTGGTTGTGAAAACCGGGGAACACTTTCTACTTGATGAGAGATCATTGCTTGCTTGCATAGTTCGCACGATTGGATCTGGTGGCAGAATTCGGATTAGTACAACT CTCCCTAATAGACTTGGAAAAATGCTCTCTCCTCTACACTGGCATGATTATAAGAAGAAGTATGGGAAGCTTGATGATTTTGTGGCTAGCCATCCTGAT TTATTCGTGATAGAGGGGGACTACATTCAGCTTCGAGAAGGTGCACAAGAAATCATAGCTGCTACAGCTGCTGTCGCTAAAGTGGCCGCAGCAGCGGCTGCTGCACCATCATCATACTTGTCATTTTTGCCTTCAGCGACTGTGACTCCCATGGCACAGTCTCACCGGTTGAAAAAGATATCTTCTCTTGATTCCTCACCTATCAATGCTGACAAAGGCAGTTCAAATTCTTTTCAATTGTCAGTGACACCGAGTCAAAACATGAACGGGACTTACTTAAACATTGGTGGTGGAGTTTCGAATGTCAAAATTTTGAGCAAATCCAAGGATCGTGTGGAAAGAAATGACTCTGAATATAAGACAGGTCGATCTGTACCAGTCGAAAATGGTACGAGACTTGGAACAAGCAG GGCAATGGGGGCTGCATCCAGTCCTAGAAGATA G
- the LOC140804350 gene encoding uncharacterized protein isoform X2, whose translation MDTTAAGAAATRGGVSLPLSSSSQPSRKEWRVVSEQMVRNPANEEVDRSKMGQADERLIYEHGRESMNVDFCSITIDRCLDNNVLQQRLQTVAKQREELQHIEIELRGQLVGSSKILELQNTYDAQIHENVNANIKLQEQLHEMEQKIHELERKIEEKERELHAIRLDNEAAWAKEDLIREQNKELQSYRRERDNSEVERVQHIKQIHDLQEHFQEKERQFLELQDQHRIGQDSIIFKDEQLREAQAWMTRAREMDALQSTTNHTLQAELHERTEQCNQLWLGCQRQFGEMERLHMHIQQLQLELADARERSGSHSDGSQVSQTNPKDVPIAQNNGGQPEGNGLPSENSGSLLNGNSENVLSMASGGHSSTQTTDHVHGVPFSPSLIGMPTFLPPGQMTALHPFVIHQGLPHSVQPQVTQSPFQSVPTISTIQQWQNHQDQPDNQHVPMHQHQHQHQHQQTQKNSVGTDSHSYCEVSENGQTLNSSFLDNNINQDLLPGSEVPSPNEEAQEKSVNSVIDNGVENKDPGMELLNSSMSAASSEVSTPVNFIETTNTPLVSVWTDGVVSIGQKTNVVVKTGEHFLLDERSLLACIVRTIGSGGRIRISTTLPNRLGKMLSPLHWHDYKKKYGKLDDFVASHPDLFVIEGDYIQLREGAQEIIAATAAVAKVAAAAAAAPSSYLSFLPSATVTPMAQSHRLKKISSLDSSPINADKGSSNSFQLSVTPSQNMNGTYLNIGGGVSNVKILSKSKDRVERNDSEYKTGRSVPVENGTRLGTSRAMGAASSPRR comes from the exons aTGGACACGACGGCGGCCGGTGCTGCCGCCACGCGGGGAGGGGTTTCGCTGCCGCTTTCATCGTCTTCTCAGCCTTCTCGGAAGGAGTGGCGCGTTGTTTCTGAGCAAATGGTTCGAAACCCAGCTAATGAG GAGGTAGATCGTTCAAAAATGGGCCAAGCTGATGAGAGATTGATATACGAG CATGGGAGAGAGTCAATGAATGTGGATTTCTGCTCAATAACTATTGATAGATGTTTGGACAACAATGTTTTGCAGCAGAGACTTCAGACAGTGGCTAAACAGAGAGAAGAATTGCAGCACATTGAGATTGAACTTCGGGGGCAACTAGTTGGAAGTTCCAAAATTTTGGAGTTGCAGAATACTTATGATGCTCAGATACACGAGAACGTGAATGCAAATATCAAATTACAG GAACAATTGCATGAGATGGAACAGAAGATACATGAGCTGGAGAGGAAGatagaagaaaaagaaaggGAGCTGCATGCTATTAGATTGGATAATGAAGCG GCCTGGGCCAAAGAGGACCTTATTAGGGAACAAAATAAAGAGCTCCAGAGCTACAG GAGGGAGAGAGATAATTCTGAGGTGGAAAGAGTGCAACATATCAAACAAATACATGATCTTCAGGAACATTTTCAAGAAAAAGAGCGGCAGTTTCTGGAGCTGCAGGATCAG CATAGAATTGGTCAAGATAGCATTATTTTCAAAGATGAGCAGTTACGTGAGGCACAAGCTTGGATGACTCGTGCTCGGGAAATGGATGCCTTGCAATCTACTACTAACCATACTTTGCAAGCTGAACTGCATGAACGTACAGAGCAGTGTAATCAGCTGTGGTTAGGTTGTCAAAGACAG TTCGGTGAGATGGAAAGGCTTCATATGCATATCCAACAGCTGCAGCTTGAATTAGCTGATGCTAGAGAAAGAAGTGGAAGTCACTCAGATGGGTCACAAGTATCACAAACAAATCCAAAGGATGTTCCTATTGCACAAAACAATGGTGGACAGCCGGAGGGAAACGGCTTGCCAAGTGAAAATTCTGGTAGCCTACTAAATGGGAATTCTGAAAATGTTTTGTCCATGGCTTCTGGAGGTCATTCATCAACCCAG ACCACCGACCATGTTCATGGTGTTCCATTTTCTCCATCACTGATTGGGATGCCAACCTTCCTTCCACCCGGACAGATGACTGCATTGCATCCATTTGTAATTCATCAAGGACTACCCCATTCTGTGCAACCACAAGTAACACAATCCCCTTTTCAATCTGTGCCCACAATCTCTACAATTCAACAATGGCAGAACCACCAG gaTCAGCCAGATAACCAACATGTGCCCATGCACCAGCACCAGCACCAGCACCAACACCAGCAAACCCAAAAAAACTCCGTGGGAACAGATTCACATAGTTACTGTGAAGTATCAGAGAATGGTCAAACTCTGAATTCGAGCTTTTTGGATAACAATATCAATCAAGACTTACTTCCTGGTTCAGAGGTCCCTTCACCGAATGAAGAGGCACAG GAAAAGAGTGTAAACTCTGTTATTGATAACGGAGTGGAGAACAAAGACCCTGGGATGGAACTTTTGAATTCTTCCATGAGTGCAGCCTCGTCCGAAGTGTCAACTCCGGTAAATTTCATTGAAACAACAAATACTCCTTTGGTTTCTGTTTGGACTGATGGCGTTGTTTCCATTGGACAGAAAACTAACGTGGTTGTGAAAACCGGGGAACACTTTCTACTTGATGAGAGATCATTGCTTGCTTGCATAGTTCGCACGATTGGATCTGGTGGCAGAATTCGGATTAGTACAACT CTCCCTAATAGACTTGGAAAAATGCTCTCTCCTCTACACTGGCATGATTATAAGAAGAAGTATGGGAAGCTTGATGATTTTGTGGCTAGCCATCCTGAT TTATTCGTGATAGAGGGGGACTACATTCAGCTTCGAGAAGGTGCACAAGAAATCATAGCTGCTACAGCTGCTGTCGCTAAAGTGGCCGCAGCAGCGGCTGCTGCACCATCATCATACTTGTCATTTTTGCCTTCAGCGACTGTGACTCCCATGGCACAGTCTCACCGGTTGAAAAAGATATCTTCTCTTGATTCCTCACCTATCAATGCTGACAAAGGCAGTTCAAATTCTTTTCAATTGTCAGTGACACCGAGTCAAAACATGAACGGGACTTACTTAAACATTGGTGGTGGAGTTTCGAATGTCAAAATTTTGAGCAAATCCAAGGATCGTGTGGAAAGAAATGACTCTGAATATAAGACAGGTCGATCTGTACCAGTCGAAAATGGTACGAGACTTGGAACAAGCAG GGCAATGGGGGCTGCATCCAGTCCTAGAAGATA G
- the LOC140804350 gene encoding uncharacterized protein isoform X5, with protein MDTTAAGAAATRGGVSLPLSSSSQPSRKEWRVVSEQMVRNPANEEVDRSKMGQADERLIYEQRLQTVAKQREELQHIEIELRGQLVGSSKILELQNTYDAQIHENVNANIKLQEQLHEMEQKIHELERKIEEKERELHAIRLDNEAAWAKEDLIREQNKELQSYRRERDNSEVERVQHIKQIHDLQEHFQEKERQFLELQDQHRIGQDSIIFKDEQLREAQAWMTRAREMDALQSTTNHTLQAELHERTEQCNQLWLGCQRQFGEMERLHMHIQQLQLELADARERSGSHSDGSQVSQTNPKDVPIAQNNGGQPEGNGLPSENSGSLLNGNSENVLSMASGGHSSTQTTDHVHGVPFSPSLIGMPTFLPPGQMTALHPFVIHQGLPHSVQPQVTQSPFQSVPTISTIQQWQNHQDQPDNQHVPMHQHQHQHQHQQTQKNSVGTDSHSYCEVSENGQTLNSSFLDNNINQDLLPGSEVPSPNEEAQEKSVNSVIDNGVENKDPGMELLNSSMSAASSEVSTPVNFIETTNTPLVSVWTDGVVSIGQKTNVVVKTGEHFLLDERSLLACIVRTIGSGGRIRISTTLPNRLGKMLSPLHWHDYKKKYGKLDDFVASHPDLFVIEGDYIQLREGAQEIIAATAAVAKVAAAAAAAPSSYLSFLPSATVTPMAQSHRLKKISSLDSSPINADKGSSNSFQLSVTPSQNMNGTYLNIGGGVSNVKILSKSKDRVERNDSEYKTGRSVPVENGTRLGTSRAMGAASSPRR; from the exons aTGGACACGACGGCGGCCGGTGCTGCCGCCACGCGGGGAGGGGTTTCGCTGCCGCTTTCATCGTCTTCTCAGCCTTCTCGGAAGGAGTGGCGCGTTGTTTCTGAGCAAATGGTTCGAAACCCAGCTAATGAG GAGGTAGATCGTTCAAAAATGGGCCAAGCTGATGAGAGATTGATATACGAG CAGAGACTTCAGACAGTGGCTAAACAGAGAGAAGAATTGCAGCACATTGAGATTGAACTTCGGGGGCAACTAGTTGGAAGTTCCAAAATTTTGGAGTTGCAGAATACTTATGATGCTCAGATACACGAGAACGTGAATGCAAATATCAAATTACAG GAACAATTGCATGAGATGGAACAGAAGATACATGAGCTGGAGAGGAAGatagaagaaaaagaaaggGAGCTGCATGCTATTAGATTGGATAATGAAGCG GCCTGGGCCAAAGAGGACCTTATTAGGGAACAAAATAAAGAGCTCCAGAGCTACAG GAGGGAGAGAGATAATTCTGAGGTGGAAAGAGTGCAACATATCAAACAAATACATGATCTTCAGGAACATTTTCAAGAAAAAGAGCGGCAGTTTCTGGAGCTGCAGGATCAG CATAGAATTGGTCAAGATAGCATTATTTTCAAAGATGAGCAGTTACGTGAGGCACAAGCTTGGATGACTCGTGCTCGGGAAATGGATGCCTTGCAATCTACTACTAACCATACTTTGCAAGCTGAACTGCATGAACGTACAGAGCAGTGTAATCAGCTGTGGTTAGGTTGTCAAAGACAG TTCGGTGAGATGGAAAGGCTTCATATGCATATCCAACAGCTGCAGCTTGAATTAGCTGATGCTAGAGAAAGAAGTGGAAGTCACTCAGATGGGTCACAAGTATCACAAACAAATCCAAAGGATGTTCCTATTGCACAAAACAATGGTGGACAGCCGGAGGGAAACGGCTTGCCAAGTGAAAATTCTGGTAGCCTACTAAATGGGAATTCTGAAAATGTTTTGTCCATGGCTTCTGGAGGTCATTCATCAACCCAG ACCACCGACCATGTTCATGGTGTTCCATTTTCTCCATCACTGATTGGGATGCCAACCTTCCTTCCACCCGGACAGATGACTGCATTGCATCCATTTGTAATTCATCAAGGACTACCCCATTCTGTGCAACCACAAGTAACACAATCCCCTTTTCAATCTGTGCCCACAATCTCTACAATTCAACAATGGCAGAACCACCAG gaTCAGCCAGATAACCAACATGTGCCCATGCACCAGCACCAGCACCAGCACCAACACCAGCAAACCCAAAAAAACTCCGTGGGAACAGATTCACATAGTTACTGTGAAGTATCAGAGAATGGTCAAACTCTGAATTCGAGCTTTTTGGATAACAATATCAATCAAGACTTACTTCCTGGTTCAGAGGTCCCTTCACCGAATGAAGAGGCACAG GAAAAGAGTGTAAACTCTGTTATTGATAACGGAGTGGAGAACAAAGACCCTGGGATGGAACTTTTGAATTCTTCCATGAGTGCAGCCTCGTCCGAAGTGTCAACTCCGGTAAATTTCATTGAAACAACAAATACTCCTTTGGTTTCTGTTTGGACTGATGGCGTTGTTTCCATTGGACAGAAAACTAACGTGGTTGTGAAAACCGGGGAACACTTTCTACTTGATGAGAGATCATTGCTTGCTTGCATAGTTCGCACGATTGGATCTGGTGGCAGAATTCGGATTAGTACAACT CTCCCTAATAGACTTGGAAAAATGCTCTCTCCTCTACACTGGCATGATTATAAGAAGAAGTATGGGAAGCTTGATGATTTTGTGGCTAGCCATCCTGAT TTATTCGTGATAGAGGGGGACTACATTCAGCTTCGAGAAGGTGCACAAGAAATCATAGCTGCTACAGCTGCTGTCGCTAAAGTGGCCGCAGCAGCGGCTGCTGCACCATCATCATACTTGTCATTTTTGCCTTCAGCGACTGTGACTCCCATGGCACAGTCTCACCGGTTGAAAAAGATATCTTCTCTTGATTCCTCACCTATCAATGCTGACAAAGGCAGTTCAAATTCTTTTCAATTGTCAGTGACACCGAGTCAAAACATGAACGGGACTTACTTAAACATTGGTGGTGGAGTTTCGAATGTCAAAATTTTGAGCAAATCCAAGGATCGTGTGGAAAGAAATGACTCTGAATATAAGACAGGTCGATCTGTACCAGTCGAAAATGGTACGAGACTTGGAACAAGCAG GGCAATGGGGGCTGCATCCAGTCCTAGAAGATA G